The proteins below are encoded in one region of Clostridium estertheticum:
- a CDS encoding N-acetylmuramoyl-L-alanine amidase, translating to MKKIFKTFVIMIFALIVCIPMQTIVKASTVTNMDSKKDVVVSKPWTVSFNKVLSTTTVNTTNIKVLSEDGNYIDIKVSLENNNKNVVVQPVKDYEYNKTYTLIVTDQVKSSDGKFLPSEVRMNFTTKIQPVKSEPTKPSEFTVCIDPGQYYKVITGVSGVKAKDINLSTALKLGNILKARGFNVVYTRTTDSVAWTQSGEDDAKALIAKNANANVFLSINTNDSDANTANGIETYYTADVSKNKTLATFVQTELIKATQAKDRGIQVGSTTILNKTSCPSIVTYLGFLSNPAEEALLSSVQYQNNAAKAMANGLMNYAGFANTDTTYDNTLKISSIPDITGSVVVGDTYSLPGTVTAIMSNGSKQTVSVAWLKSVATSVVGSTTYYGTVVGAVINAKADITVKAPPTTSKYKVVLDPGHGGYDSGAVGPTGVMEKNVNLAIALKVGTVLTKNDVETIYTRKSDTVSWTSNVTQNLQAICDISNNAKPNYFVSIHANSADAVSANGTETYTYVGGAAAVKLAQAIQTNIVNATGSTDRGIRTANYYVIKNTDATAVLVETGFISNSAEEKLLNNAAYQTKLANAIAKGILNTLGITDITY from the coding sequence ATGAAAAAGATTTTTAAAACATTTGTAATTATGATTTTTGCTTTAATTGTGTGTATACCTATGCAAACAATAGTAAAGGCTAGTACAGTAACAAATATGGATTCTAAAAAAGATGTAGTAGTTAGTAAGCCTTGGACAGTAAGTTTTAACAAGGTGCTTAGTACAACTACGGTAAACACCACAAATATTAAGGTGCTTTCCGAAGATGGTAATTACATAGATATTAAAGTTAGTTTAGAAAATAATAATAAAAATGTAGTGGTCCAACCAGTAAAAGATTATGAATATAATAAGACATATACTTTAATAGTTACAGATCAGGTTAAGTCTTCTGATGGAAAATTTCTTCCGAGTGAAGTTAGGATGAATTTTACTACTAAAATTCAACCTGTAAAAAGCGAACCTACAAAACCAAGTGAATTTACTGTATGTATTGATCCGGGTCAATACTATAAAGTAATTACTGGTGTAAGTGGTGTTAAGGCTAAGGATATAAATTTAAGTACAGCTTTGAAATTAGGCAATATACTAAAAGCAAGAGGATTTAATGTAGTGTATACAAGAACTACAGATTCAGTAGCTTGGACTCAGAGTGGTGAAGATGATGCAAAAGCGTTGATAGCTAAGAATGCTAATGCGAACGTGTTTTTAAGCATAAACACCAATGATTCAGATGCAAATACTGCCAATGGAATTGAAACATATTATACAGCGGATGTTAGTAAGAATAAGACGCTTGCGACCTTCGTTCAAACCGAATTAATAAAAGCAACACAGGCTAAAGATAGAGGTATACAAGTAGGAAGTACTACAATATTAAATAAGACAAGCTGTCCTTCAATAGTTACATATTTGGGTTTCTTATCAAATCCAGCTGAAGAGGCATTATTAAGTAGTGTACAGTATCAAAATAATGCTGCAAAAGCTATGGCTAATGGATTAATGAATTATGCTGGCTTTGCAAATACTGATACTACTTATGACAATACTTTAAAAATATCTTCAATACCAGATATAACAGGGAGTGTAGTAGTTGGAGATACATATTCATTGCCGGGAACTGTAACTGCAATTATGAGTAATGGTTCAAAACAAACGGTTAGTGTAGCGTGGCTTAAATCAGTTGCTACAAGTGTTGTAGGATCCACTACCTACTATGGAACTGTGGTTGGAGCAGTTATTAATGCAAAAGCTGATATTACTGTAAAAGCACCACCTACTACGTCTAAGTACAAGGTAGTTTTAGATCCAGGTCATGGAGGATATGATTCTGGAGCAGTAGGACCGACGGGAGTTATGGAAAAAAACGTAAATCTTGCCATTGCTTTAAAAGTGGGAACGGTATTAACGAAAAACGATGTTGAGACAATATACACAAGAAAAAGTGACACAGTAAGCTGGACAAGCAATGTTACACAGAACCTTCAAGCGATATGTGATATTTCTAATAACGCTAAACCAAATTATTTTGTAAGTATTCATGCGAACAGTGCTGATGCTGTATCAGCTAACGGCACTGAAACTTATACTTATGTTGGAGGCGCAGCTGCAGTGAAACTTGCACAGGCAATCCAGACTAATATAGTAAATGCAACTGGATCAACAGATAGAGGGATCAGAACTGCAAATTATTATGTTATAAAAAATACGGATGCTACAGCTGTACTTGTAGAAACTGGATTTATTTCTAATTCAGCAGAAGAAAAACTATTAAATAACGCAGCATACCAAACTAAATTGGCCAATGCAATTGCAAAAGGTATTCTTAATACTTTAGGAATAACAGATATAACTTATTAA
- a CDS encoding MBL fold metallo-hydrolase, translated as MKITWLGHSCFLLEDSKGTKLLTDPFDATLGYEIYKGSPDIVTISHQHFDHNYTRDLASNYKIVNEIGMSTIYDIPIKGIPSYHDKNKGAKRGENIIFTFKMDGYSVCHLGDLGHTLSNDDLHAIGSIDILFVPVGGNYTLDGKEASQVTKKINPKIVIPMHYKTSQVSLPLDGIETFLMYMKNATKTGSNTLVIDDEITDSLAVKILNFI; from the coding sequence ATGAAAATCACTTGGCTAGGTCATTCATGTTTTCTTTTAGAAGATTCAAAAGGCACTAAGCTTTTAACAGATCCATTTGATGCTACTTTGGGTTATGAAATTTATAAAGGTAGTCCAGATATTGTAACTATAAGCCATCAACATTTCGATCACAATTACACTAGAGATCTTGCTAGTAATTATAAAATTGTAAATGAGATTGGTATGTCCACTATTTATGATATACCTATAAAAGGTATTCCTTCTTATCATGACAAAAACAAAGGCGCAAAACGTGGCGAAAACATAATATTCACCTTTAAAATGGATGGGTACTCAGTGTGTCATTTAGGTGATTTAGGTCACACTCTTTCTAATGATGATCTTCACGCTATAGGCTCTATAGATATACTTTTTGTTCCTGTAGGTGGCAACTACACACTAGACGGAAAAGAAGCCTCACAAGTTACTAAAAAAATAAACCCTAAAATAGTTATACCTATGCACTACAAAACATCACAGGTGTCTCTCCCTTTAGATGGTATCGAAACATTTCTTATGTATATGAAAAATGCCACAAAAACAGGCAGTAATACGTTAGTAATTGATGATGAAATAACCGATTCTCTAGCCGTTAAAATATTGAATTTTATTTAG
- a CDS encoding cold-shock protein encodes MKTGTVKWFNSEKGFGFLSVEGEEDVFVHFSAIQGDGYKSLEEGQQVQFEITTGARGPQASNVTRL; translated from the coding sequence ATGAAAACAGGTACAGTTAAATGGTTTAATTCAGAAAAAGGGTTTGGATTTTTATCAGTTGAAGGAGAAGAGGATGTATTCGTACATTTCTCAGCTATTCAAGGAGACGGATACAAATCTTTAGAAGAAGGACAACAAGTCCAATTTGAAATAACTACTGGCGCTAGAGGACCTCAAGCTTCAAACGTTACTAGATTATAA
- a CDS encoding DUF3006 domain-containing protein has protein sequence MMFGKIIDMNSTDAFINFQDGTTIDVSITRLPRNSKTGDTIDLDIGNFTNMFKNDMFNLF, from the coding sequence ATGATGTTTGGAAAAATAATAGATATGAACAGTACAGATGCTTTTATAAATTTTCAAGATGGAACTACTATAGATGTAAGCATAACTCGGTTACCTAGAAATTCGAAAACAGGAGATACTATAGATTTAGATATTGGAAATTTCACTAATATGTTTAAGAATGATATGTTTAATCTTTTTTAA
- a CDS encoding prolipoprotein diacylglyceryl transferase: protein MKPILFEFSFVKIYGYGLMIMIGILAALFLLSYRSKKEQYNEDNVWDMAILTIICGVIGGKVMYIITDIKEVLQNPSVLKNVGNGFVIYGAILGGILGIYIYSKKKAWNTLSVLDLLVPSLPLAQGFGRIGCFLAGCCYGKVTSLPIGVEFNNSPFAPANVFLIPTQIFSSIFDFMLALFLLWYDRRERKKGRVFSLYLIIYSVGRFLIEFLRGDPRGSVAMFSTSQFISLFVLIIGILLFNFEKIKETMRK from the coding sequence ATGAAACCGATATTATTTGAGTTTTCTTTTGTGAAAATTTATGGATATGGATTAATGATAATGATAGGAATTCTTGCAGCACTTTTCTTATTATCATACAGAAGTAAGAAAGAACAATATAACGAGGACAATGTTTGGGATATGGCTATACTCACAATAATATGTGGAGTAATAGGTGGAAAAGTAATGTATATAATTACAGATATTAAAGAAGTATTACAAAATCCTTCGGTATTAAAAAATGTTGGAAATGGTTTTGTTATTTATGGAGCTATTTTGGGAGGCATATTAGGAATTTATATCTATAGCAAAAAAAAGGCTTGGAATACGCTTAGTGTGCTTGATTTATTAGTTCCAAGTTTACCGCTGGCACAGGGATTTGGTAGGATAGGATGTTTTCTAGCTGGATGTTGTTATGGTAAGGTTACTTCACTACCTATAGGCGTAGAGTTTAACAATTCACCCTTTGCACCTGCAAATGTGTTTTTAATACCAACGCAAATTTTTTCTTCAATATTTGATTTTATGTTAGCGTTATTTTTACTTTGGTATGATAGACGAGAAAGAAAAAAAGGAAGAGTATTTTCTCTTTACCTTATTATATATAGTGTAGGAAGATTTTTAATTGAGTTTTTAAGAGGTGACCCTAGAGGAAGTGTAGCAATGTTTTCTACATCTCAATTTATTAGTTTGTTTGTCTTAATCATTGGAATTTTATTATTTAATTTTGAAAAAATAAAAGAAACTATGCGTAAATAA
- the rsmA gene encoding 16S rRNA (adenine(1518)-N(6)/adenine(1519)-N(6))-dimethyltransferase RsmA, producing the protein MADLTISEVSKKYEFRFKKGLGQNFLIDDSVLDDVVDGAEVNEDDFVIEIGPGFGTLTRALLRRAKRVCAIELDDKLLPILEDELKEFDNFELIHNDALKVDFDELIGDEKSVKLVANLPYYLTTPIIVKLLTGGYNFKSLTIMIQKEVAQRIDSEPNCKAYGAFSILVQYYCDTKILRLVPPTAFLPEPKVESMVIRLDRLKEPKVKVNDEALFFSIVRKSFNMRRKILWNSVKDIGIPKEELLKCFEKANIDPKRRGETLSLQEFALLSDEIGFIK; encoded by the coding sequence ATGGCGGATTTGACGATTAGTGAAGTTAGTAAAAAATATGAATTTAGGTTTAAAAAAGGGTTAGGTCAGAATTTCTTAATAGATGACTCTGTGCTCGATGATGTTGTAGATGGTGCAGAAGTTAATGAAGATGATTTCGTTATAGAAATAGGACCAGGATTTGGTACATTAACTAGAGCACTTTTAAGGAGAGCTAAAAGAGTTTGTGCTATAGAACTAGATGATAAACTTTTGCCGATACTAGAAGATGAGCTTAAAGAGTTCGATAATTTTGAACTTATACATAATGATGCTTTAAAAGTAGATTTCGATGAATTAATTGGGGATGAAAAGTCCGTAAAATTAGTTGCTAATTTACCATATTATTTAACGACTCCAATAATTGTTAAATTACTTACTGGGGGTTATAATTTTAAATCTTTAACTATAATGATACAAAAGGAAGTTGCGCAGAGGATAGATTCAGAGCCTAATTGCAAAGCTTACGGAGCCTTTTCAATATTAGTTCAGTACTATTGTGATACGAAAATACTTCGTCTTGTGCCACCAACAGCATTTTTGCCTGAACCTAAGGTAGAATCTATGGTTATAAGATTAGATAGATTAAAAGAGCCTAAAGTTAAGGTTAATGATGAAGCTTTATTTTTTTCCATAGTAAGAAAATCTTTTAATATGAGGAGAAAAATTTTATGGAATTCTGTTAAGGATATAGGGATTCCTAAAGAAGAGTTACTAAAGTGTTTTGAAAAAGCAAATATTGATCCTAAAAGAAGAGGAGAGACTTTATCTCTCCAGGAATTTGCATTGCTATCTGATGAAATAGGATTTATAAAATAA
- the rnmV gene encoding ribonuclease M5, whose protein sequence is MIKEVIVVEGRDDVTAVKRAVEAELISVGGFGINEKVINKIREAQKRKGVIIFTDPDFAGEKIRRIITKRVANVKHAYISQKEGTKDGDIGVENASPETILRALEAAKFEVQEKRKEFDVHDMIFFKLTADSKARERRDALGNELGIGYGNASQFLTRLNNYGIIKEEFIEALEKINKEMNYGGFDD, encoded by the coding sequence ATGATTAAAGAAGTAATAGTAGTTGAAGGAAGAGATGATGTTACAGCGGTTAAAAGAGCAGTAGAGGCTGAACTCATTTCCGTAGGCGGATTTGGAATTAACGAAAAGGTGATTAACAAAATAAGAGAAGCTCAAAAGAGAAAAGGCGTAATAATTTTTACTGATCCAGACTTTGCTGGAGAAAAAATAAGAAGAATTATTACTAAAAGGGTAGCGAATGTAAAACATGCATACATATCTCAAAAAGAAGGAACTAAGGACGGAGATATAGGCGTTGAAAATGCATCACCTGAAACAATATTAAGAGCACTTGAAGCTGCAAAATTCGAAGTGCAAGAAAAAAGAAAAGAATTTGATGTGCATGATATGATATTTTTCAAGTTAACAGCGGATAGCAAGGCAAGGGAAAGACGAGATGCTCTAGGAAATGAATTAGGTATAGGGTATGGAAATGCGTCACAATTTTTGACTAGATTAAACAACTACGGAATTATAAAAGAAGAATTTATAGAGGCTTTAGAAAAAATAAACAAGGAGATGAATTATGGCGGATTTGACGATTAG
- a CDS encoding 3D domain-containing protein: MMKNAKNNIKNYFSNGPKTVFVVMLLVMCVTVTIFNMKKAISVIVDGKAIQVVTLKSNVTQILKSNNIALGAKDQITVSLDSKVKDGDKIYIKKAVNVKVEVDGKKYNILTAENTVEDMLKAEKIVLSGADKVSPSKSKDLTSGLQVVITRVNTKTLDETKAVNFATEIKNSDELDKGVKKVIQKGKAGQKVITSSVVYENGKEISRKLVSEKLKSEPVKQIIALGTTNVYTASRGGDVRYSRKLSVRATAYTADYSCTGKGPDDPALGITSTGARAKRNADGYSTIAVDPTVIPLGTKVYVDGYGYAIAEDIGGAIKGNHIDLYFDSSDEMWGWGARNVSIYIME, from the coding sequence ATGATGAAAAACGCGAAGAATAACATCAAGAACTATTTTTCGAACGGACCCAAGACAGTTTTTGTAGTAATGCTATTAGTAATGTGCGTTACGGTGACTATATTTAACATGAAAAAAGCTATATCTGTTATTGTTGATGGTAAGGCTATACAAGTTGTTACTTTAAAAAGTAATGTTACACAAATACTAAAAAGTAATAATATAGCATTAGGGGCAAAGGATCAAATAACAGTTAGTTTAGACAGTAAAGTAAAAGACGGAGATAAAATATATATAAAAAAGGCTGTAAATGTTAAAGTAGAAGTTGATGGAAAAAAATACAATATTCTAACTGCTGAAAATACAGTAGAAGATATGCTTAAAGCAGAAAAAATTGTATTGAGCGGAGCAGACAAAGTTAGTCCATCAAAAAGCAAGGATTTAACATCTGGGTTACAAGTGGTAATAACAAGAGTAAATACCAAGACACTTGATGAGACAAAAGCAGTAAACTTTGCAACCGAAATCAAAAATAGTGATGAGCTAGATAAGGGTGTAAAGAAAGTCATTCAAAAGGGTAAAGCAGGTCAGAAGGTTATTACTTCATCTGTTGTCTATGAAAATGGAAAAGAGATATCAAGAAAATTAGTTAGTGAAAAACTTAAATCAGAGCCTGTTAAACAAATAATTGCATTAGGAACTACTAACGTTTATACCGCATCTCGTGGAGGAGACGTTCGTTACTCGAGGAAACTAAGTGTAAGGGCAACAGCATATACTGCTGATTATAGTTGTACGGGCAAAGGTCCGGATGACCCTGCATTAGGTATAACATCCACTGGGGCACGAGCAAAAAGAAACGCTGATGGGTATAGTACTATAGCTGTTGATCCTACTGTTATCCCTCTAGGTACTAAAGTTTATGTAGATGGATATGGATATGCCATTGCAGAAGACATAGGCGGGGCTATAAAGGGTAATCACATAGATTTGTATTTCGATTCCAGTGATGAAATGTGGGGTTGGGGAGCAAGAAATGTTAGTATCTATATTATGGAATAG
- a CDS encoding TatD family hydrolase, translating into MIFDSHAHYDDEAFNEDREKVIMGLNDKGVIGVLNCGASLEGARMSVQLSNKYDFIYSAVGIHPEYANIVNDEVINELRDLTHQPKVRAIGEIGLDYHTEENPDREIQKRAFKLQMELAKELKLPVVIHDRDAHKDTLDILKEFPEVTGVIHCFSGSVEFARECLKLGYYIGFTGVITFKNAKKTAEVAKEVPMNRILVETDCPYMAPVPLRGKRNESDYIKYIIEKISEVKEKTIKEIEDATIYNIKHLLKILK; encoded by the coding sequence ATGATATTTGATTCACATGCACATTATGATGATGAAGCTTTTAATGAAGATAGAGAAAAGGTAATAATGGGGTTAAATGATAAAGGGGTAATAGGAGTATTAAACTGCGGTGCATCACTTGAGGGCGCAAGAATGTCAGTACAATTATCTAATAAATATGATTTTATATATTCAGCAGTTGGAATACATCCTGAATATGCAAATATTGTTAATGATGAAGTTATCAATGAATTAAGAGATTTAACGCATCAGCCAAAAGTTAGAGCTATTGGGGAAATAGGACTCGATTATCATACTGAAGAAAATCCGGATAGAGAAATACAAAAGAGAGCATTTAAACTTCAAATGGAACTTGCAAAAGAACTTAAATTACCGGTGGTTATACATGATAGAGATGCTCATAAAGATACTTTGGATATACTAAAAGAATTCCCAGAAGTGACAGGTGTAATTCATTGTTTCTCTGGAAGTGTTGAATTTGCGAGGGAGTGTTTGAAGCTCGGTTATTATATAGGATTTACTGGAGTTATAACTTTCAAAAATGCAAAGAAAACAGCAGAGGTTGCAAAAGAGGTACCAATGAATAGAATACTCGTAGAAACAGACTGTCCATATATGGCACCGGTTCCTCTTAGAGGGAAAAGGAATGAATCTGATTATATTAAATATATAATAGAAAAAATATCAGAAGTTAAGGAGAAAACTATCAAAGAAATTGAAGATGCAACAATTTATAATATAAAACATTTGCTAAAAATATTAAAATAG
- a CDS encoding DUF445 family protein, producing MKFIIGSLVGAIIGYITNWLAIKMLFRPHKEIRIFNIKVPFTPGLIPKEKSRIARSVGESIGQHLLTKETIIKSLCSEEMDHQLDTWVQGKVSTMKNSDATLESELKDILGDEYCNITQSTISNVSKSLTNYINDVEVRGGIAKYVYAQIMSELKAKPQAICESELYNSIKNKVLNLVIEYKDSQDFYKGIQNMLKAKVAELVVLDKKIEDVIPGEITNSLKVYVYGKRYNIAMEIKKMIKEEKNSKKLRQIVDETISTKLSPMIAMFISKDSVFEKVVIGIDEYLDNVENHNDIALIINDIIDKLLKNSISSVIFDLPKEGIDNVIEPLINLFTTKIVDQELILSTFEKLESKFNSYISVAELLEKTGIEYKNVIEGLIKSRINSIIENESTKSKINEIVGVMINRLLNTEMKSIFKGEGDKVTQSVSKVVKTVYNKFIENKAPEVIEVLDIAKIVEEKINEFDVAFSERIILEIASKELNAITWLGALLGAIMGLLSPILGSM from the coding sequence ATGAAGTTTATTATAGGTTCCTTAGTCGGGGCCATTATCGGGTATATAACTAATTGGTTAGCTATAAAGATGCTGTTTAGACCACATAAAGAAATTAGAATATTTAATATTAAAGTTCCGTTTACGCCAGGCCTTATTCCAAAGGAAAAGTCTAGAATTGCAAGGAGCGTAGGTGAATCTATAGGTCAGCATCTTTTAACAAAGGAAACAATCATTAAATCCTTATGTAGTGAAGAGATGGATCATCAATTGGATACTTGGGTGCAAGGCAAAGTTAGTACTATGAAAAATAGCGATGCTACATTAGAAAGTGAGTTAAAGGACATATTAGGTGATGAGTATTGTAATATTACCCAAAGTACTATAAGTAACGTTTCAAAATCACTTACAAATTATATAAATGACGTGGAAGTTAGAGGTGGCATAGCTAAATATGTATATGCACAGATAATGTCGGAATTAAAGGCAAAACCACAAGCTATATGTGAAAGTGAATTATATAATTCAATAAAAAACAAAGTATTAAATTTAGTTATAGAGTATAAGGATTCACAAGATTTCTACAAAGGTATTCAAAATATGTTAAAAGCTAAGGTAGCTGAACTAGTGGTTTTAGACAAAAAAATTGAAGATGTTATACCTGGTGAGATAACAAATAGCTTAAAAGTATATGTTTATGGTAAAAGATATAATATTGCTATGGAAATAAAAAAAATGATTAAAGAAGAAAAAAATAGTAAAAAATTAAGACAAATTGTTGATGAAACAATATCGACTAAACTAAGCCCAATGATAGCAATGTTTATCAGTAAGGATAGCGTTTTTGAAAAAGTTGTAATTGGTATAGATGAATACTTAGATAATGTAGAAAATCATAATGACATTGCTCTAATTATTAATGATATAATAGACAAATTGCTTAAAAATTCAATATCTAGTGTTATTTTTGATTTGCCAAAAGAGGGAATTGATAATGTTATTGAACCATTAATTAATTTGTTTACAACAAAAATTGTAGATCAAGAACTTATTCTAAGCACTTTTGAAAAACTTGAGAGTAAGTTCAATAGCTACATATCTGTTGCAGAATTGCTCGAAAAGACAGGGATAGAATACAAAAATGTAATAGAGGGACTTATAAAGAGTCGAATAAATAGTATTATTGAAAATGAGTCTACTAAATCAAAGATTAATGAAATAGTAGGTGTAATGATTAATAGATTGTTAAATACAGAGATGAAATCAATATTTAAAGGAGAGGGAGATAAGGTTACCCAATCTGTTTCTAAAGTAGTTAAAACAGTATATAATAAATTCATAGAGAATAAGGCACCAGAAGTAATTGAAGTGTTAGATATAGCCAAAATAGTCGAAGAAAAAATCAATGAATTCGATGTAGCTTTTTCAGAGAGAATTATACTTGAAATAGCGAGTAAAGAGCTTAATGCTATAACTTGGCTTGGAGCATTACTGGGTGCAATTATGGGATTATTATCACCTATACTAGGTTCAATGTAA
- the metG gene encoding methionine--tRNA ligase gives MNKKTFYITTPIYYPSAKLHIGNTYTTVAADAIARFKRLTGYDVMFLTGTDEHGQKIQRIAEEKGVTPKQYVDKVVAGIQELWKMMDISYDKFIRTTDEYHKKAVQKLFKQLYDQGDIYKGAYEGWYCTPCESFWTETQAVDGKCPDCGRPVEKAKEEAYFFKMSKYADKLIEYIETHPDFIQPESRKNEMINNFLKPGLQDLCVSRTTFNWGIPVEFDPGHVIYVWVDALSNYITALGYNGEDTTLYDKYWPADIHLIGKDILRFHTIYWPIMLMALGLPLPKQVFGHGWLLFDGGVKMSKSKGNVVDPVILVDHFGVDAVRYYLLHEIPFGSDGIFTNEIFIKKTNSDLANDLGNLLSRTVTMIEKYFDGVIPKPDEKADVDNELIELALSIPGKVESAIDDLKIPEALDHVWTLIRRTNKYIDETTPWILGKDEAQKGRLGTVLYNLVESLRMTSVLISAFLPTTSKKINAQINTDVITWDSLSSFNGTISGTKVNKGDVMFPRIDVEAKIEELNVLVEEERKLARKPTMLPIKEEITIEDFDKIDMRVVKVLECEQMKKTKKLLKLKVDLGGEVRQVISGIAMNYKPEDLIGKYVVLVANLKPVNLRGELSQGMIIAASTDDDSKLFTISIPGELPTGSTVR, from the coding sequence ATGAATAAAAAAACTTTTTACATTACTACACCAATTTATTATCCATCAGCAAAGTTACATATCGGTAATACATATACAACGGTAGCTGCAGATGCAATTGCTAGATTTAAAAGGCTTACAGGCTATGATGTAATGTTTTTAACAGGAACAGATGAGCATGGTCAAAAGATCCAAAGAATAGCTGAAGAAAAAGGAGTTACGCCAAAACAGTATGTAGATAAAGTAGTAGCCGGAATACAAGAATTGTGGAAAATGATGGATATAAGTTATGATAAATTTATAAGAACTACTGACGAATATCATAAAAAGGCTGTTCAAAAATTATTTAAGCAGTTATATGATCAAGGTGATATATATAAGGGTGCATATGAAGGTTGGTACTGTACTCCTTGCGAATCTTTCTGGACAGAAACCCAAGCAGTAGATGGAAAATGCCCTGATTGCGGAAGACCCGTTGAGAAAGCTAAGGAAGAGGCGTATTTCTTTAAAATGTCTAAATATGCAGATAAACTTATAGAATACATTGAAACTCATCCGGATTTTATACAACCAGAATCAAGAAAAAATGAAATGATAAATAACTTTTTAAAACCAGGTCTTCAAGATTTATGTGTTTCAAGAACAACATTTAATTGGGGTATACCTGTAGAATTTGATCCAGGGCATGTTATATATGTATGGGTAGACGCTTTATCTAACTATATAACTGCGCTTGGATATAATGGTGAGGATACAACTCTATATGATAAATACTGGCCAGCAGATATACATTTAATAGGTAAAGATATATTAAGATTTCATACAATTTATTGGCCAATAATGCTTATGGCGCTAGGTCTACCTCTTCCTAAACAAGTATTTGGTCATGGATGGCTTCTTTTTGATGGCGGAGTAAAAATGTCAAAATCTAAAGGAAACGTAGTAGATCCTGTAATACTAGTTGATCATTTTGGAGTGGACGCTGTAAGATATTATTTGCTTCATGAAATACCATTTGGTTCTGATGGAATATTTACTAATGAAATATTCATAAAGAAAACAAATTCAGATCTAGCTAATGATTTAGGTAATTTATTATCTAGAACAGTAACAATGATAGAAAAATATTTTGATGGAGTTATACCAAAACCAGATGAAAAAGCTGATGTGGATAATGAACTTATAGAACTTGCTCTTTCAATTCCAGGTAAGGTAGAAAGTGCTATAGATGACCTTAAAATCCCTGAAGCACTCGATCATGTTTGGACACTCATTAGGCGTACTAACAAGTATATAGATGAAACAACACCTTGGATCCTTGGAAAAGATGAAGCACAAAAGGGAAGACTAGGCACAGTACTTTATAATTTAGTAGAATCTTTAAGAATGACATCAGTATTGATATCAGCATTTTTACCTACCACAAGTAAGAAGATAAATGCTCAAATAAATACCGATGTAATTACATGGGATAGTTTATCATCATTTAATGGAACTATATCTGGAACAAAAGTTAATAAAGGTGACGTAATGTTTCCAAGAATAGATGTAGAAGCTAAAATAGAGGAGCTTAATGTACTTGTAGAAGAAGAAAGAAAATTAGCGAGAAAGCCTACAATGTTACCAATAAAAGAAGAAATTACTATAGAAGATTTTGATAAAATAGATATGAGAGTTGTTAAAGTATTGGAATGCGAACAAATGAAAAAAACAAAAAAACTTCTTAAGTTAAAAGTAGATTTAGGTGGGGAAGTAAGACAAGTAATTTCGGGAATAGCTATGAATTATAAACCCGAAGACCTTATTGGGAAGTATGTAGTATTAGTAGCTAATTTAAAACCCGTTAATTTAAGAGGCGAACTATCACAGGGAATGATAATTGCAGCTTCTACAGATGACGATAGTAAACTATTTACAATATCTATACCTGGTGAGTTACCAACTGGAAGCACAGTAAGGTAG